A region of the Meles meles chromosome 18, mMelMel3.1 paternal haplotype, whole genome shotgun sequence genome:
AAACCAGGTTCTCACAGAATATTTGTGGGACTGGCATCTTGGGGTCGTACCCCTAGGGAGTTCAAGGCCACTGGGTGATCAGAGAGGGAATGAGGGATTTCTaaaccccagcccctgcccttccCGTCGCAGGTCCTGGGGACTCCTCACTCCTCACTGTTCCCTCCAACGCAGCTGGTATTTCCCGACGGGCTGCCCGGGGGCCCCGCCTGGCTCACGGCACAAACACCCATGGCAAAGACGGATGCTTCCGGCATACCTGAGGGGCCCCTGCCTGGAacagccctcctgcccccaagaCTGGATGGGGTGGAGCCAAAAATGGGAGATGGCGGCTGGGCAGATGGGGGTCCCCTGCGAGCAGGAGCTCAGGAACTCAGAAGGCTGAGGATCCTGAGACCCAGGAATTATGAGGGTGTCTGCCCAGCACCTCCATGCTTTCAGTGCCACTGGGGACGGGAGGCGAACTCAGGAGGCATGGCCAGAATGATGGGACTTCCTGGCCTCCCAGCTCTGGATAGAACCCTGTTGCCAAAACCCCGTAGAGACCTGTGGCCGGACTCAGCCTTGGAGATGGGAGGGGTAAGGGAGCTGTTTGTGGGATGGGTCCCCTGGACCCACAGCTGGAGCAAGGAAGGCATCCTGGCTGGTTGGGGAAGGAGCGGACAGTCACTTTGCGCCTACTGTGgttggggcagaggagggaatcTGGTTTTGTTACTTGGCAGTGTAACAATAAAATCCCATGTGGGTCTTGATGGTTCTGTTGGAAATGAGACCTTGTATGGAATGTGGAGCGGCCATGACTGATTAAGAGGCAACCCAACgccatcctcctccctccccgaCACCCCATCTCCCTCTGGCTGGTTACACAGATACCTGAACACCTGGGGGAAAGGGGCTCTTCTCTACACTGTGCCCAGGAAAGGTGGGCCCGACACGGTCCGTTCATGCCCGGTCCCACCAGCCTTCACACCTGCCTTGGCTCCCTCCCATGAGAGCTCAGAGACCTCGGGAGGCTCAAACCATAGAAAGCCTAATTACCCGAATGGGGGTGGGTCGGTGGTCCCCTCTGGAAGTCAGAGCTCAGAAATTGCCCAGCTAAGTAAGCCTCTTGGCTTCAAGGTAGGAAAACTCCAGCAAGGGGTCCGGGGGTCCCCCAGTTTTCCCAGGTTGGCCCCTTAGGTTGCTCTTATCTGCCCTGTTCCATGTAGGGGTGGGGGACCCTCGGGAAAAGCTAATGAAAGATAAGGGACCCCCACACCTGTGGGACCCTCCTGGGGCTGTTTTAACCTGGGAGCTGGGTGGTTCAATCATCCCCTCTGCTCTCTGAGCATCGCTTTATTCCAAGAGCGCTGCCTTCAAGACAGCTGAGAAACCAGCTCCTGAAACCAGGCACCTGCTCGACCACCCCTCCCCTGGCCTCCACCCCAGCTCCGAGGCCACCAGCACCTGGCCACACAGGGGGCCAGGGTCGCACCTCCGttcgtcacacacacacaccacccagaccccgaggcggggggtggggtgggcaccAATGCCAGGTCTCTTTCCCACTCCGCggggcccccgccccccccccccccccccgcttggcTACTTGGGGGTCCGGATGAGGGTGTGGTAGACGGGCTTGACGATGAGGTGCAGGTGCAGGGCGTTCTCCACCAGGTACTCCGAGTTGCGCCGCTGCAGGTCGGCCTGCGCCAGGAAGTCGCCCGCCTCCTCGCTGCTCTGGTGGAAGCTGTAGGCGTGGCGGACCAGCAGGCGGCCGTGCTGGCGCGCCCCTACCAGCACCGTCTTCTGGAAGCTCACGCCCGCCGCGTCGCCGCCGCTGCTGGCCGGCGTGACCACCAGGCGTGGCCGGCCGTCCTCGGGGCGCGCGGCGGGCAGCGCGGTGCCCGCCGTGTCCGCGTAGACGGGCCGCAGGCTGACGGGCAGCCAGCGCGGGGAGAAGAGCACGTTCCACGTGACCCGGCGGCCCGCGTCGTGGCCGCTGGGGCCCAGCTGCGTCTGGAAGCTGGTGCTGCGGTCGTCGCGGGCCGGGTTGTTGATGACCCACGGGGCGCCCCAGGCGGGCGCGAGGTAGTTGCGGGGCAGGAAGGCGCTGCCGTTGACGTCGAAGAACTTGGCGAAGTGCAGCGGCGAGGCGGCGTGGAACTGGTAGGCCTGCAGCAGCAGGTCGGCCACCGCCTCGCCGTGGCGCGCCAGGGCGGCCGAGCGCGCCTGCAGCTGGAACAGCTGCGCGGGCGGGATCATGGGGTAGCGGATGGCCCGCAGCGCGCGCTCCGCCACGGCGGGGGACGGCCGGGTGCGGCCCAGCCACGCCTCGAGCGCCTGGAACAGCTCCAGCTCGTCCTGCAGCACCAGGTCTGAGCGCGGCAGGAGCTGCGCCAGGAGCTCGGGGCTCACGGCGCCCCACTCTGCGCTCGCCGCCACCGCCGACAGGTTCCAGGCCAGGAACTGCAGGCAGCTCTGGCGCAGGGCCTCGTCCCCGGTGCTCACCGCGTAGTGGTACCAGCCCACCGCTGGGCCCGCGCCGCCCGCCAGGTGCGCGCGCATGTAGTCGGCCACGCCGCGCTGCAGGGAGGCCACGCCGTACTTGGTGGCCAGCCTGTGCAGGGGGATGGCCTGGGCCAGCAGCACCGTTAGCTCCCCGCAGTAGAGGTACCTGCGGGAGGGGCGTGCAGAGATGGGGCGGGGTCAGCTCtgttatcccccccccccaacacacacacacaacccagagGGGACCCCGCCTTGGGTGGAGAGCACTGTGGTCAGGGATGCATGCGGAGCAGTGGGCCCTGAGGCTTCCTGTCTTCGTCTCAGGGACCGTTTCTCGTAGGGACTGCAAACAGCATGTTACTGAGTACCTGCTAGGACCCGAGCTCTGGGTTGCCAGATGAAGGAGGCTCCTGCCCTCGTGGGCTTTACAACCCAGGCTCAGATCCACACCCTGCTTGCAAGTGGGCAAGTTGTTCAACTTCACTGAAGCTTATGCTCACCATCTGGGAACGGGGTGACAGGGTCACTGTGGCAGGTGGGGGGAGAACGAACTGGACTCGCCACGAAGCAGGCCCTCGACCCAGGGTAATTCCCTCCACGTCCTCCTCTTCTCACCAGCTCATCTTTCTCACTGGATCTTGTCCATTGTGGATTTTGCTCACTCACTGCCCGTCCCCATCTGCTCCCATCCCTGCACTCACGCTTCCTGCCAGGCCCTCACGGGCACACGCTCCATGGGGGTGTGCCAAGAGCTGCCCATAACGGCACCAACACCCAAGTCTCCCCTTTTCCCAGCATTTTAGCCCCACTATTTGCCTCTGGGTATAGGAGATGGTTCTGAGCCTCTCTTAGAGTGGGCTTGGCCATGTGACTAAATTCTAACCAATCTGATGTCAGCAGAGGCACCCTGTGCGGTTGGGGTTAGACTGCTTCCATAGATCTGACGAGTGGGGAGAAGACCCTGTGCCCTTCTGTGTTAACCCTCTTCCTACTGCCTGGTGTTCCAAAGCCATCTCGTCTATACCattaaaacaggggcgcctgggtggctcagccttgggctgagcgtctgccttgggctcaggtcataatcccagggtctggggatggagcccacgtctggctccctgctcaacggggatcctgcttctctctctgcccctctctcctgctctgctccctctctctcaaataaatacattaaaatatttaataaatgaataaaccatCAAAACAGGGCTCCTTTCTCTGACGATAGTGTGAATGGTGCCCACTGCGCAGCCCACCAGCTGGGATCCCAGGATGGGAGAGAGAGCTGCCTTACCCCCACCTGGCCCTGAGGTTCAGAAATCTGGCCAGACAGGAAAGCACATGGAGGcattaagataaaaaattaatcattaactaattaaaaaaccAAATCACTGACGGGCCCAACCCCAGACCTGATGCCAACGATGCAGAACGGGGTccgggaatctgcatttttgaaAAGCGCTTAAGTCCAGGTTTGGAAACAGCTCCGAGAGCATCAAAGGCCGCAGGGCTCGCAGGCGAGGGCAGGGAGTCCCGCTGCGCCTCAGGAGAAGGCAGCGGGAGGAGGGGTGGTTATAAGGTCGTGGGTCAGTCATCCTGATGAGGCCGGGCGGATGGACATGATGTGAGCGGAGAAGCctcagaaagggaggaagccTCCCCCGCACCCCTGCCCACCTGATGAACTTGTCGAAGACGGCGGCACAGTCCCGGGGCTCCTGGAGCACCAGCTCGCTCTGGTTGCTCAGCAGCTCCCGGAACAGCTCGCTGTGCAGGCCCAGCAGCAGGCGGTGCGTGTGGAAGACCCGGACCTCGTCGGTGCCCGCCGCCTGCACCCGCAGGACCACGTCACTGGCGTTGCCCTGCCGCAGCAGCTCTTGCAGGCGCTGGAGGAGCGTCTGGGAGTGGTTGATGGAGGTGCCCGTGGACTCGCCGGCCACGTCGGCTCTCGGAGCTGCGGCGGGAAGGGACACGGCCCGGCTGAGGAGGGCCCTGGGTTGGGGGTGCCAGCCAGGGGTGCGGAGGGACCAGCAGGAGATGCGCGTGCTCGGgcgcgggcccggggaggccgcgTGCCTGCCTGTCTGTGCCCGTGGGGCACGCGGAGGCGTGCCTGTGTGCACAAGCTCTTCCCAGGTGGAGAAGCTTGTCAGCCTGACCCTGAACAGCCCCCCGAGAGGATGCTCTTGCAAGGGAAGTGACTCCCTGGCGAGAAGAGATCGTGAAGCAGTGTGGGACAGAATGCCCAGAACTGGTGTCCATGACGCTGGAGCACCAGGCGAGGGCTGTGGCACCCTTCCCTCTCACCTCCCGAGACCAGCACCCACCAGCTCCTTCGACGGGCATCAAGTGCACAGATAAGCACCCTAGTTTGGGATCATGATGAGCAAGGGATGTGATAGGACAGGGCTACTTGAGGGACAGAAATCAGGGATGGCTCCCTGAGGAAGTGACAGGAAGGAGCCAGTCAGAGGACAAGCGCCAGCCCTGCAGAGGCCCTTGAAAAGGGTGGGTTGGAGGTGCTGAGGCATtgagagggctggggagggggagagcactGAGTGCGGGGGcgaggcagagtgggagaggaggcTGCAGGCAGGAGGGGAAGCTGCTTCCAGGCCCTCCTGGGTCCTGACCTCTGAGACTGAAGTCCACTGGCAGCAGGGGGCGGGCAGGGGACCAGAGAAAACACCCAGGGTGAGCTGGTGCTGGAAGGGATCATGGGGTAGCGGATGGCCCACAGCGCGCGCTCCGCCACGGCGGGGGACGGGCACCTGTGTGTCGAGACTGGGCCCTTCTGCCGTGTTTCCAGGGACGCCGTGAGGGTCAGATGGGGACATGCGCTCCGTTTCAGAAAACTCGGGGACAGAAACGGCTGCCAGCAGCTTCCCCAAGCAGAGAACAGTGTGAGGAACCTCAGAGGCAGATAAGGTGGGCGTCTGACCGCAGCCCGTGAGCACCTGTCCcaacacacacgcgcgtgcacgcacacacgcccATGTGGGAGAGCAGAGCATCCGTGTGTAAGGgacagggagatggagggagatggggaaggtgggaggtgggtgggccGCTAATTTCCCAGCTCCGCCTCCCCCAGCTGTCACTTGACTGCATTCCTCCTGGCCCCTGGGTCCCCCTGTCCGGGACAATGGACGGTAGAAAAGTCTTGTCTGCGAGAGCCAGGCCTGCCCCCAGCTCTTCTTCCCTCCGAGGCAGACGTGGAGCTGGACACCGCCCCCTCCCGGCCTGGTGCAGCTAGGGCCCAAGGGGCCTGCCTCTCTtccaggctcccccccccccactgcccactCACCTGCTCGAGTGGCCAGACCCACCAAGGTCAGGATGGCCCAGAAGCTGACCCAGGACCCAGGCTTGGCAGAGCCCAGGCAAAGCATCTTTGTGCCCCGCCCCTGAGCTCCCTGGAAAGACAGTGAAGCCCAGACCACTGGTGCTCACATCCCTCCTCCTTATATAGGGTTCAGCACAGGGGGATGGCACCCCCCTTCCCGACCAacgtccctccccccacccagcctctgcTGAGGATTGGTGGAAACTGGCCCCAGCTGTTGCCCAGGCAACCACTTAAGCCAGAGAGCGGCAGCCCGGGGCTATTGTGCTGCCACAGGCCCCCGAGGGGGACAGATCCGGCACCCTCCCCCACGTCTTCCACCACCCAGCAGAGCGAGTCATTTCTCTCCAGGGAGGCTTTAGGCTCTCCACAGGGCAGGCCGGGGGCTCCAGGACCTCTGGCAGCTGCTAGCCCAGAGGGTCCCCagtcccctccccaacccccaggccCGGTCTCCGTCCTGGCACAAAGTTCTCTTGGCAGCATCTTGGCTAAAGCGCCATGGTGAGCAGGCTGCAGAGGAAGGGcctggaagaggagagggaagcagcGGCTCAggcctccacccctccccttctTGCATTTTTGGGCTGGGTTAGCTCTGCAGAGAGCAGGGCCAGGGTCTTGAATAGGGGCTCATGGGATCACCACATCACCTTTGTGTTCCTTGTCAAAGCCTGTTCCTGGCCTGCTCTGGGGAGGGTGATGGGCCTTTAGAGAGGTCCCCTGGGGACTGTGACCATCATCCCCCAGGATCAAGGTGAACCAAGATGGCAGGGCTGAGGCCAGAGCAGGGATCCGCAGCGCCGCGCCCCTTTGCATGTGAGGCCCTCTGCCCAGAGCAGGGCTGGCCCCCTTGCAAGAGGCCGGCCCTCAGCAGACAGCCCACCCCTCTGCCCAGCTGGCACAAATCTGGGCTCGGGGACTAAAGATGCTGAGGTGGGCACCTGGCTTCCCTGTCACTTCCTTCAACTCGCCTTTCTGAGGCCTCGGTCTCTAGGCGTACCTCTCGGAAGGCTTCTTTTACCAGCTTGTAACTTCCAGGTGTAATGTTTCCCTTCCCAGAGCCTCAGGGAGACCCACAGCAGAGCTGGCATCCCACCCCAGCTGGAGGAGAAATCgaggcagacagccaggtcacGGTCTTGGTTGGTCCGTGCAGAGGAGTGCTCTTCTACATCCAAAGGAACGGCGAGAGGAGGGCGGGGTCTAGGGGAGTGGGTGGGTCCGGGTGCTCTGTCGAGGCCTCACCTTTTGGGGGAGCAAGTGGGGCCTGGcccagctcttcctgggacgGACTCCTTTAAGCTGGATGGATGGACCAATGGACCGAGAGATCCAGCTCAGTTTCCCCGGAGGAGGCGGGGTCCTTGACGGGATGGAGCCTGCCCTCCCACGCTCTCTGTGTCCCAGCCGCCAGCACCACGCATTGATTTCTGCTCCCGgctgacacagagacacagctCCACCCCCTCTCCAGGGctgcagagagagcaagaactGGGTCTGGCACCTGCCTCATCCGGGTTGGCAGAGATGGAATTCTCCAGCCCAGCGGAAACCCCTCCGGGCTGCCCTGACCTTCACGCCTGGCTCCCCTCGTCCAGATCCACCATCCCTtggctgcctgcctgcccttcccATGGACTGTACCACCTCCCCAGCCCGGCCCAGCGAGACGGAGCCTCAGTGTGATGGGGCTTCGGGCTCCCCAAGAGCTCCCCTGTTCCCACGTGCAATGCCTCTCGGGAGGAGCGTTATCTGGTGATAAAGGGACGTTGGTAAAAGAAACCACTACCCAGAAAGCCAGCTTTCGGTAAAGTCTTTGCTTGACTCCAGCCTCCTTGGGGCTGCATCTGCCTTTCCAGAAGGGTTAGCCCACCTGTGTTGGACTCTCCCATGAACTCTTCTCTACTTAGAGGTGGGGACGCCTGTATTTTCTAAGCACACTGGGTGATTGTCATGTACGCATAAGCTAAGATTTACCTCCCACGTTAGATGGATGCCACTCCCAGGTGCAGGGATCAGGAGCCCCCAGAGTGCCAAGAAGACTCAGAAGGGTCACCTCTGACCCCCCATCTCTGAGGGGCCCCACCTCCTACGATTGTGACCCTCGTTGTCCCTGAACCTCCTCTAACGATTTAGAAACTGACTTTCCAGAAATAGGCATTCTCTgttcttggtttccttttttttttttttaagattttatttatttgtcagagagagcacaagcaggcagagtggcaggcagaggcagaaggagaagcaggctccccactgagcaaggagcccgatgtgggactcgatcccaggaccctgggatcatgacctgagccgaaggcagcagcagcttaactgactgagccacccaggcagcccacatTCTTGGTGTCTTTAGTCTGAGAGCTGTTGGAGTGTGTGCCtgcgtgcttgtgtgtgtgtgcacgtttgTGCATGCGTGTCGTGTGTGAGAATcttggagcaggagagagaaaggagggaattTGTCCCGCACAGCCGTCGAGATAGAGGATCTGAGAACTCCGTTTGATTTTGCCCTGTGGACCTGGAAGCTCCATCATTCCTTGGGAGCAAGTCTGATGAGCTCCCAAGCTACAACAGTTCCCAGAAAGGAGTGCTGCTTCCTGCCTGAGACAAAGAGTGTTTATAACCTAAGCGACTTGTCTGAGATCTCATGGCAGCCGGGATTCAAGTGCCGCTTTTCTGCTTGACTTTTCTTCCCATGACTCTACACTGGGTCCCTACATGGGAAGCTATTTCAGACAGATATGATCCCCCGTGGGCAAGGAATCTCTAGTACTGTAAAAGCCACTGAAAATTCTGGCAAACTTGGGGCAAGATGAAAGTTTTCTGTATCTACAAGAATGGATGGTGAGACGCTGGATGGGGGGTAGTACGCACCCCCGAGTGGTGGGCCCCCAGACCCGCCCTACCTAGAGTGTGGACTGCCTTAGACCTGCAACATCTCCCTTCCTGAGCTAGGGAAGTGCCCTCAGACACTTGGATTGGGGAACAAGGGATCCTGAGTTTAGGTTCCTGGCCTGTGTACTCAGCGGGGCACGCTAATAATAAACCAGAAGGAGTCTTTCCCTGAAGTAAGTCACAGGCTACCGGAAGCTTCCGGGAAGCCAGACTGTGTCATCATAGTGGCAGATCTCCCCAAAACCCTCCACCGTGATATTCCCCAtcccccggccccccccccccaccgacaGAAATGCTCCTCCCTGAGTGCTCTGTCTGACCCACATCCCCTTCTTCTCTAAAGCCCGAGTGGCCTCTTCCTGCCTGCGCACCTGTTCTTGCAGGGAAGGTTGCAGGAGGCGGGGACAAGTGAACCGCTCCAGGCGGGGGCAGGGAACACACCTGAGTTCACGTTCCAGCCACATGGTGGCTCGGCCGGGGGCCCCTAAGCCTAGTTGCCGAAATTCTCTGAGCCTTCGTCCCCTCTTGTGTGAAATAGAGGTCACCAGAGTTAGCTTGGGGGGCTGCCTTGGGGGGTGACAAGTGTAGGAGCTAGAGTAAGTGCTCAGGAACTGTTGCCAGAGCCCCGCGCACGCCCTTGGTCTTTTCAACTTGACTTTAAGAGGCTCCTCGTCGACCCATGGCCTCAAGGTGGTGGCCCGGGGAATTATTTGTGCCTCTTGCATTCTCTGGGCCTGGGGTCCCGGACATGGCCTGGGGATCGGAGTGGGTCCTAGCTGTTCTGGGCTTGCCCAGTGGCCCTGACTGAGGACCTAGCCAAAGTCGGTGGACTTTCGGGGGGCCTGCAGGGTCAGAACACGGCCACCAGGGGGAAGCAAGTCCTCTGTGATAGCCCAGGGTGGGTGTGAAGAGGGGGGCGCAGGTGAGAGTCCAGGTAGCTCCAGCCCCAGAGGTGGGCTCTATCTGAGCGAGCCCAGAGGCCAGCCTGCTACATTCCCAGAGATGGGCACGGGAAGTGATTCGAGACTGGACCTCAGATGTCCTCCGGAGTCAGGCCACACGTTTGTCCCTTGTGCCCACTGTGGGCTGCACAGGTCACTTCCCCGAGGGAGTGGGGGGAGCCAGTGGGCACGGATTCCAGCCTCTCCAGAGCGCTCCCTGCACCTGCTGCTGTTTACTTGCCGGTGACTAATATTCCTGGGGGGATGGTCCATTCCAGCAAGGCTAAGAAAACAACCGCTCGTGGGGGCCACTGGGTCTTAGACTCCCAGAGCTGCTGGCAGCCCGGCCAGGCTTCTCCCAGAGGTCACTGCCGCCCTTCAAGCCGCCCTTCCAGGCCCAAGGCCCCCCAGGGAGCCTCCTCCTCGTCCCACTGCCTACTGTGGCTACAGAACTGACTCCTTCAGACTTGGCCTATGGGGCCTCTCTCCAGATCCGGGCCCTGCCCATGGCAGCCTCACCCTTGCTCTGCACTCgttcccccccttccccctcctcctggccCCATGCCCTCCTCTCTTTGATGCTACAGATGGGATCCTTCTGCCTGGTCCGAAAGTCCTCACCCTCAGGATGTCAATGCCGTGGCTGAACCCAGGCCAGTCCCCAGAGTGCCCTGGAACATGAGGCGGCCTCTCTAGAGCCCCAGTCCAGCCCCTTCCTCAAGGCCTCCCTCTCAGCCTGACCCCTGCCTGTGTACCCTCGGGGACCCTGCTTTGCTCCGGGCCCAATCCACGGTGGAGGCTCACTCCCCTGAGCCTCTGCCccaccctttccttcctcctcctccctcctcccaccaccccacctcTCTGCACTGACCGGCCCAGTCTCAGTGCTGCAGGAAGAATCGTAGGGCAAACCACCCCTCGGAGAGCTGGTAATGCTGGGAGGGAGCTGCGGGGACCCCCGGAAAAGCCACGAGGTGACCTAGGACTCAGGACCCAGGAGGATGACGCTTGAGGGACAGGAGGCAGGTGAAGTATCCAGAACAAGGTGAAACGGATACTAATGAGCGGTGGGTGGGGAAACTAGGTTcagctggggcgggggagggggtacaacatgggggagggcagggatgaCTGGGGCGGTGGAGGAGGCTTCAGCAGGAAATCTAAACCTGGACTATGAAACCCAAAGACCTAAAGCGTAGGCTGAATGGAGCAAGGACCAGACTATGGGTCACCTGACTCCTctagactcagtttccccatctgaaaaCCAGGGCCATCCCAGCTCCAGTAGTCCTCACCGACAAAGAGGGCTGCTCTTTAGGGAAAAGAGCTGGAAACCCAGTAACGTCACTCCTTCGAGAGGGGGCGGCCGCTGAGTAGAGCGGAGTGACTGCTGTGAGTCACCGTGGGTGAGAATCACCCAGGCTGCCCACTAAAAACACAGCTGCCCAAGCCCCACTCTGGACCCCAGCTCAGACggacccccccacctccctgactGTGCTGTCTGGCCCGTTTCAGACCCTGACTTCCAGGCAGACGATGCACCTCGAGAAACACAATGGAGAAATAATCTGTGGCAGCAAGAAATGCCACGGAGGACTTCTTCCCTTTAATGGGGGAGTCGGGTCCCTGAGGGACGGGGTGGCCTGGACCTGGCCATAGGGATGGCCGTTTGCTGGGCCTGACCAGGGGACATGCAGAGAATAGGAGGGAATAAAGATCTCGGAGGCAGGGGCAGACTGGAGAGAGACCCAATGTTCTAACCtgacccttcccctctccctagCTGGCCCACCACGGGCGATCCCGCTGCCCACAGCCAATGGCAGTGGGCCAAGCCAGGAACTGGAAGGCCATTGGCCAGAAATCCCGGATCTGTCCCCCTGTGTGGCTGGTGTCATCCCTGTCATCTACTACAGCACcctgctgggcctggggctgcctgGTGAGTGGGAAGCATTGGGGGTAGGCAGAAATGGGGGTCCACCTTCGATGGGTGTCCATCCTCTGTGCTGAACACCGAGACTTCAGGACGCCCTTTGACTACATAGAGAGATCTGGGTCATTGGGGAACAAAGCCTAGTGGGGAGTAAAAGTGAGGGGCCAGGATTTGGGGTGCTCATGGCTAAAGCCAAGGTGTCACCAGAAGGGACAGCCCTCTCCACGCCACCTCCCGACCCCCTGCAGTGGGCACTGTGCTAGGCTAAGTTCATGAAGGACTGCCCTCAGCTTGGTTGAAATCTTCCCCTACGGTCTACTGCTTCTGAGAGCAGCAGAGCTAAGGGACAGGTCGGGAAGTGGAGTTGGGAGCGGACAGATGGTCTCAGCCTTGGGGAGTTACCCACCTTGCCCCCAAGTGAAGACAATGGCCTGTGGTGGATAGATGGACAGGGCGTGGCTGACCTGTTTAGCCTCCCTGATAAAGTGAGCTTTAAGGGtctaggaagaggaaaagagaagccagggagaggagagggacgaAGATAACCCCTTGGAAACATCATCTAAGCAGCTCTTCTaacccctctgccctctgccctctgtgaCCTCTGTCGCCATCAGTCAACCTCCTGACCACAGTGGCCTTGGCCCGGCTGGCCACCAAGACCAGGAAGCCCTCCTACTATT
Encoded here:
- the BTBD17 gene encoding BTB/POZ domain-containing protein 17 produces the protein MLCLGSAKPGSWVSFWAILTLVGLATRAAPRADVAGESTGTSINHSQTLLQRLQELLRQGNASDVVLRVQAAGTDEVRVFHTHRLLLGLHSELFRELLSNQSELVLQEPRDCAAVFDKFIRYLYCGELTVLLAQAIPLHRLATKYGVASLQRGVADYMRAHLAGGAGPAVGWYHYAVSTGDEALRQSCLQFLAWNLSAVAASAEWGAVSPELLAQLLPRSDLVLQDELELFQALEAWLGRTRPSPAVAERALRAIRYPMIPPAQLFQLQARSAALARHGEAVADLLLQAYQFHAASPLHFAKFFDVNGSAFLPRNYLAPAWGAPWVINNPARDDRSTSFQTQLGPSGHDAGRRVTWNVLFSPRWLPVSLRPVYADTAGTALPAARPEDGRPRLVVTPASSGGDAAGVSFQKTVLVGARQHGRLLVRHAYSFHQSSEEAGDFLAQADLQRRNSEYLVENALHLHLIVKPVYHTLIRTPK